A segment of the Acidobacteriota bacterium genome:
GATCCGTTCCTTCATTCCCCCCGGAACATCGGCGGGACAGATGGGCGTGGTCGCGCCGAACTGGGGGCTCGTTTCATCCCACTTGGCGCGGTAACCGACGATTCTGGGCTCCTCCGCGGGCAGACGGGTGAAGTCGATCTCCGAGATCGCCAGCACCTCCGACGCCTCCTCCCCTATCACCGACACGTTGAACTCGCGCCCCCGGAGAAACTCCTCCACGAGGGCCTCCTGGCGGTAGACGCCGTGGATGTAGCGCACCTGCCGCACGACCTCGGCCTCGGCCCAACACACGGAATCCCCGTTGACGCCGAGGCTCGCGTCCTCGCGCCCGGGTTTGACGATCACGGGGAATTTCATGTCGTCGGGGATTTCGGGCTCCTCCCCGGGACGGCAAAGGAATCCCCGGGGGACGGGGATCCCCTCGGCACCCAGGACCTGCTTGACGCGGAACTTGTCCAGGGCGAGCCCCAGGGCGAAGGAGTCGGAGCCCGTAAAGGGGATCCCGAGCAGTTCCAGCAGCCCGGCGAAGGCCATCTCCATCCTGCCGTCCCCGTCGATCTCCTCGCACAGGTTGAAGGCGAACCTCGGCGCCAGCCCGAGCAGCCGCCGGACCAGTTCGGCGGTGACGCGCTCCACCGCGATCACCTCCGGGCGGTACCCACCGCCCGCCAGGCTGTCCGCGACCGCCCCCACATCCTCGCGCGCGGTGGTGGCGGGATAGATCTTCTCCCGGCTTCCCGCCCTTTCCGCCGTCGCGGCCGAGTTGTAGATCACGACGCAATCACAGCTTTCCATCATGTCAACCCGCAGCGTTTGCACGCGATGTCGAGCACCTCGTTGATCAGGCGACTGTAGCTCATGCCGGCCGCCCGCGCCGATTTGGGGAAACAGGAGTTGTCTTCCGGCCGGGGAAGGACACCCGGAAGCGGGTTGACCTCGAGGATGTGGGGAGTCCCGGCGGCGTCCAGCCGCACGTCGATGCGGCACCAGTCGCGGCAGCGCAGGACGCGGTAGGAGCGCAGACAGGCGCTTTCGATCTCGGCCCGGAGTCCCGCGTCGATGCGGGCGGGGCACTCGAAGATCTGCAGAGGATTCGAACTTTGATCCCAAATCCACTTCGCCTCGTAGGAGTAGATCGGGTTGACCCCCCCGGGGAGCGAGTCGAAGAGAATTTCCACGAGCGGCAGCACCCGGGCCTCGTCGCCGTTCCCCAGGATGGAGGCGGTGAATTCCCGCCCGGGGAGGAACTCCTCCACCAGCGCGGGTTCCCGGTAGGTGTCGAGCAGCCAGTGGACCCGCTCGCGCATCTCCGCGCGCGAACGCACCAGCGAGTCGTTCCGGATGCCGATGCTCGATCCTTCGTGGAGCGGC
Coding sequences within it:
- a CDS encoding ATP-grasp domain-containing protein, encoding MMESCDCVVIYNSAATAERAGSREKIYPATTAREDVGAVADSLAGGGYRPEVIAVERVTAELVRRLLGLAPRFAFNLCEEIDGDGRMEMAFAGLLELLGIPFTGSDSFALGLALDKFRVKQVLGAEGIPVPRGFLCRPGEEPEIPDDMKFPVIVKPGREDASLGVNGDSVCWAEAEVVRQVRYIHGVYRQEALVEEFLRGREFNVSVIGEEASEVLAISEIDFTRLPAEEPRIVGYRAKWDETSPQFGATTPICPADVPGGMKERIDSLAVASCRAVGCRDYARVDMRTDGTGAVYVLEVNPNPDLSPGAGFARAARAAGFSYADIILGIGESAIARGDRLEPATYAF
- a CDS encoding D-alanine--D-alanine ligase — translated: MRVGLTFNLKQDTGGEPQEPPGGSPSGDPWPSAGESSGGSAGESSGGRGDRVDAQAEWDAPETIAAVRAALEERHEVVAIDAGGDPWGELVRTRPDIVFNMAEGAAGPCREGFIPAILEHLGIPYTASDPLTLNTCLDKSRTKEILAYHGLPVSPFYVADARDFDSNGLRYPLMVKPLHEGSSIGIRNDSLVRSRAEMRERVHWLLDTYREPALVEEFLPGREFTASILGNGDEARVLPLVEILFDSLPGGVNPIYSYEAKWIWDQSSNPLQIFECPARIDAGLRAEIESACLRSYRVLRCRDWCRIDVRLDAAGTPHILEVNPLPGVLPRPEDNSCFPKSARAAGMSYSRLINEVLDIACKRCGLT